From the genome of Streptomyces spinoverrucosus:
GTGTGCAGGAAGCCGAACGCGACCTTGCCGGTGGTCGGGTCGGCATCGGCGCGTACCTCGTCCGCGGCCCGCTCGATCTCGGCGAGGGCACGTTCCACGGAGGCGAGGAAGGTGCGGCCGGCGGTGGTGAGGGAGACGGTGCGGCCGCGGCGGGCGAACAGGTCGACGCCGAGGTCCTCTTCGAGGCGGACCATGGCGCGGGAGAGGGTGGACTGGGGGACGTTCATCTCCTGCGCGGCCCTGGTGACGTGCTCGGTGCGGGCGACGCCGGCGAAGTACGTGAGGCGGGGGGCGAGGAGGGTGACGATGTCTTGAGTGTCTTCTGTGTCACTGCTTGGTGACAGTCGAGGCTGTGAGCTTTGCTGATGCGCCATGGGAACGATTATGGCGATTCCATGCATTGGACGGATGAGCGGGAGCGTACGTAGCTTCGAGGCATGACTCCCGCCAGTACCGGGGCGTCCACCGTCGTGGGCGCCACCTCCGCAGTCCCTGTCGTCGACTCCCGAATGGCCCCGGGCGGCCCCGGCTACCGCCGGATGAGCTTCGCCCTCTTCCTCGCCGGTGTCGCGACCTTCGCGCTTCTGTACTCCACCCAGGCCCTACTGCCCCTGATCTCGGGCGAGTTCGGAGTGACGGCGAGCGAAGCGAGCTGGACGGTGGCGGCCTCGACCGGCGGCCTGGCTCTCTTCGTCCTGCCGATGAGCGCGCTGTCGGAGCGGTTCGGACGCCGTACGGTCATGACGGCGTCGCTGGCGGTCGCGGTGGCGGTCGGGCTGCTGGTCCCCTTCACGCCGAACCTGACCGCCCTGGTCGTGCTGCGCGCCGTCCAGGGCGCGGCGCTGGCCGGGCTTCCGGCGTCGGCGACGGCGTATCTGGCCGAGGAGGTCCGCCCGAAGGCGCTGATCACGGCGATCGGCCTGTTCGTCGCGGGCAACAGCGTCGGCGGCATGAGCGGCCGTGTCATCACCGGGTGGGTCGCGCAGGAGTGGGGCTGGCGGGCCGCCCTCGGTGTGATCGGCGTGATCGCGGTGGGGTGCGCGGTGGCCTTCCGCCTGCTGCTCCCGGCGCCGCGGCACTTCAAGCCGGGCTCCCTGCGCCCGCGCGTACTGGCCCGCACGGTCCGCGACCACCTCGCCAACCCGCTGCTGTGCCGCCTGTACGCGATCGGCGCGCTGTTCATGACGGTCTTCGGCGGCGTGTACACGGTGATCGGCTACCGCCTGACGGAGGCGCCGTTCTCGCTCCCCCAGGGCATCATCGGCTCGATCTTCCTGATCTACCTGGTCGGCACGGTGTCGGCGTCGACGGCCGGACGCCTGGTGGGCCGCCTGGGCCGCCGAGGCGCCCTGTACGCGGCGGGCGCGACGACGGCGGCCGGTCTGCTGCTGTCGCTGGCGGGCTCGCTCCCGTTCGTCCTGCTCGGCCTGGTCCTGATCACCGGCGGCTTCTTCGCGGGCCACGCGGTGGCGTCCTCGGCGGTCAGCAAGACGGCCGTCCACGGCCGCGCCCAGGCCGCCGCGCTGTACCAGTCCGCCTACTACGTCGGCTCCAGCGCGGGCAGCACGGTCGGCGCGATCGCCTTCCACGCGGGCGGCTGGACCGGCACGGTCGGCGTCGGCCTGCTGGCGGTCCTCGGCGTCGTGACGATCACGGTGTTCGGCACCCGGGCGGCCCGCCTGCAGCGCGAGCGTCTGACGACGGCGGCCTGAGCTCGCGTCGGCCTTGCATTCCCCCTGGTCGGGGCCGGTTGTCAGTGGCCGCGGATAGCCTCCGCGATCACTGACGACTGCGCCTGGCAGGGGGATTTTTGATGGCCCACCGGATTGACTTCCGCATCGAACGCGGTGCCTTCGCCGAGGCGGTCGGCTGGGCGGGGCGCGCACTGCCCTCCCGTACGCCCGTACCGGTGCTGGGCGGCCTGCTGCTGGCGGCGGGCGCGGGGCGCCTCACGGTCTGCGGGTTCGACTTCGAGGCGGCGGCGCGCATGGAGGTGGACGCCGAGACGGGGGCGGCCGGAGAGGTGCTGGTACCGGGACGACGGCTGCTGGACATCTGCCGGGTGCTGCCGGACGGGCCGGTGAGCTGTGCCCTGGAGGGGACGCGGTTCACGGTGGAGGCGGGCGGCACCGAGTTCGGGTTGTCGACGCTGCCGCGCGAGGAGTACCCAGCGCTGCCGCCCCAGCCTGCGGCGTACGGCACGGTGGACGCCGACGTCTTCGCGGCCGCCGTCGGCCAGGTGGCCGTGGCGGCCGGGCGGGACGAGACGCTGCCGGTGCTGACCGGCGTACAACTGCGCCTGGACGGCGACTCGATGACGCTGGCGGCCTCGGACCGGTACCGGTATGCCGTACGGCAGGTGGGGTGGAAGCCGGAGGGAGAAGCGGGCGGTGTGGAGGCGCTGGTGCCCGCGCGGCGGCTGCTCGATGCCGCGCGCTCGCTGGGGCGGTGCGGGGTGGTGCGGATCGGGCTGGACGCCGGGGGCGGGCTGGTCGGCTTCGAGGGCGGGGGCATGCGCAGCGTCGTGCGGTTGCTGGACGGGCGGCTGCCGGCGTACGGGGCGCTGTTCGACGTGGCGGGGGCGGCGGTCGCCGAGGTGGAGTGCGGGGCGCTGGCGGAGGCGGTGCGGCGGGTGGCCGTGGTGGCGGAGGCGAGCAGTCCGGTGCGAATGGACTTCTCGGCCGACGGGTCGGTGCTGCTGCGTGCCGGGTACGGGGACGACGTGGCGGCGCAGCGGCTGCCGGCCTCGCTGAGCGGCGCGGCGGAGGTCACCGTGGCCTTCAACCCGGCGTATCTGCTGGACGCGCTGAACTCCTTCGAGGCGCCCCGGCTGCGACTGGAGCTGCTGGGCACGGGGCAGCGGGCGCTGCTGAGCGCGCTCGACGGCGAGGGCGGCGAGGGCGGCGGGCCGGTGCGACACCGGCATCTGCTCATGTCCGTGCGACAGCTGGTCTGAGAAGCCCTCTACCTGCGCTTTCATTCGCTCCGGGGGCCATTGTCAGTGGGCTGCGGTAGCTTCCGAAGTGTTGGGCGTGACGAGGCGCACCAACGGGATACGGCCACAGGGGTGGGTGGACGATGAGCGACGGCACGGCGACTACGACAACGGACCTCGACATCAGGCTGGAGAAACACCGCGTCGAACTGACCGGGTACTGCTACCGCATGCTCGGCTCGTCCTTCGAGGCCGAGGACGCGGTGCAGGACACGATGGTGCGGGCCTGGCGGAGCTACGACAAGTTCGAGGGGCGTTCCAGTCTCAGGTCGTGGCTGTACCGGATCGCGACGAACGTGTGCCTGGACATGCTGACGGCGGGCAACAAGCGGGCCAGGCCCATGGACCTGACGGAGTCGACTCCGCTGGCCCAGGCGGCGCTCTCGCCCCGCCCGGACAACACCTGGCTGGAGCCGATGCCGGACAGCCGCGTGCTGCCCACGACCGACGATCCGGCGGAGGCCGCGGTCGCCAAGGAGTCGGTGCGGCTCGCCTTTATGGCCACCCTTCAGCAACTGCCGCCCAAGCAGCGGGCGGTGCTGATCCTGCGCGAGGTGCTGGCCTGGAAGGCGAGCGAGGTCGCCGAGCTGCTGGGCACGACGGTCGCGTCGGTGAACAGCGCGCTGCAGCGGGCGCGGGCGACTCTCGCCGAGCAGCAGCAGCCGGGCGCCGAGGCCGCCGTCTCCGACCCGCTGGACGAGGAGCAGCAAAAGCTTCTGGAGCGGTACGTCGCGGCCTTCGAGGGCTATGACATGACGGCGCTGACCGCGCTGCTGCACGAGGACGCCGTGATGACGATGCCGCCGTTCGACCTGTGGCTGCACGGGCCGGCCGACATCACCGGCTTCATGACCACCCTTGGCTCCGCCTGCGCCGGCTCCCGGCTGCGGCCGGTGGAGGTCAATGGACTGCCGGGGTTCGCGCACTACAAGCCGGACCCGGAGTCGGGCGGCTTCACCGCGTGGGCCGTGCAGGTGCTGGAGATCTCAGACAACCGGATCACCGGGTTCCACTGCTTCCTCGACACCAAGCGCTGGTTCCCGCTGTTCGGGCTGCCTCTCCACCTCGAAGCGGAGGCCGACCAGGTCGAGGAGGGCGTGTAGGGCCGGGTCGGGATCGCGGAGACGGATGCCGCCCCCGGCCCGTTTGGCCGTCAGTGCCAGTCGGGCCAGTAGGTCGACAGCCGCGAGACCCGGTGGTCCGAGGCCTCCGACGTCGCATACGACCACTGGGGCCCCTGTGGCCTCCAGCAACGCCCGCACCTCATCACAGAGCCCTGTCACCTCATCCCGGGTGACGGGGCCGGCCAGCACGATTTCGGCGGGGGGCATCGTATCCACGTCCGGTAGACCGGTGCGGGTCTCATAAGTCATCGCGGGTGGGGCGGCCGCGAGGATCACATTGACCTGGGTGAGGGGTGCCCCAGAGGGTTGGGTGTATGCCCCATGGATCAGCTCCGCCTGCGATGTCCGGTGTGTGTCTCCTCGACGAGGGGGCGTCGTGCAGGGGGTGTTGAGCGGCTTCGCGGTGATCGCGATCGTCATCGGGGTCGGGTACGCGATCGGTGTGCGTGGCCACCTCGGCGATCAGGGGCGCGAGGTACTGACCAAGCTCGCCTTTCATGTGGCCTCGCCGGCTCTGCTGTTCACCACCCTGGCAAGGGCCGACCTTTCGGTGATCTTCTCCAGTCGGCTGCTGGTCACGGCTTTGAGCACGGCAGCGGCGGCGGGTGTGTTCGTGACGGTCGGTGTCGTACGTCGGTGGGGTGTGGGGCGTACGACGATCGGCGCCCTGTGCTCCAGTTACGTCAACTCGGGCAACCTCGGCATCCCCATCGCCGTGTACGTGCTGGGCGACGCGTCGCTGGTGGCGCCGGTGCTGTTGTTCCAGCTGGTCGGGGTCACGCCGATCGCGCTGACGATCCTGGATCTCGCGGGTGGTGGCGAGAAACGCCCGCTGTGGCAGCGGCTGCTCACGCCGCTGCGTAACCCGATAGCGCTGGGGTCGCTGGCGGGGGTGGCGGTGTCCGCGGCGGGTGTGCCTGTCCCGGAGCCCGTCATGAATCCGCTGACGCTGATCGGGAACATGTCCGTCCCGGCCGTGCTCCTCGCTTTCGGGATCTCCCTGCGCGGCAGCACCCTTCCCCTGCGCAACGGGGAACGCGGGCCCGTCCTGCTCGCCGTGGCCCTCAAGGCTGTCGCCCAGCCGCTGCTCGCCTGGGTGCTCGCGGCGGGCGTCTTCGGCCTTCGGGGGGCCGGTCTGCTGGACGTGGTGGTGACGTCTGCGCTGCCTGCCGCGCAGAACCTGTTCACGTACGCGAGCAGCTACCGGGTGGGCGAGGTGCTCGCACGGGAGGCGATTTTGTTGTCGACGGTGTTGTCGGTGCCGGTGCTCGTGGTGGTTGCGGCGGTGTTGGGGTGATCAGGTCTCAGCTGAGCGGGAAGATACCGGTGTCGAGGACCAGCTTGAACGGTGCGGGGAGCGTCAGCTCCTCACCGTATTCCACCGAAGCAAGGACCCGGTATGTACCGCTTTGCGGTTCCCCGTAGAGCATCGCCGTGGGACGCCCCGACTGCCAGGCATCCAGCAGGAGGTAGAGCGGTACGCCCGCGACAGCGTAGCCATGGGCCTTCTTGATGCGGTCGTGGTTCGCGTTGCTCTTGGACGTGACCTCGACGACCAATTCCGCCTCGCCGGCGTGCACACGCGTTCCGCGGCGCAAGGCAGCTCTCGGTACCACGCACAGGTCGGGCATGAAGAGGCCGCCCGTCTCCGGACACGCGAGGCCGAGCGTCTGATAGATGCCCCAATCGTCCGGAATCGCTGTGTACAGGCGACGCTGAACCAGCTCAGCAGTGTCGTTGTGTTCTTCGGACGGCGGAGGCGACACGGTGACGATCCCTTCGATGATCTCCACCTTGCTGCCCTCGGGAGCGTCCGTCTCCTCCCAGACACGGACGAGCTCGTCCCAGTCCGTGTTCCCAGGGGAGCCGGACTCGGCGGCGAGTGCGCTCATGGCTGGTCTCCAATCGGTCGTCACCGATCCCAGCATGCCGAACGGGACCGGCGCGGGTCCACCGATCCCGTTCACCCGAAAGGAGAAACCCCAGGTCAGGCGATACGTTCCAGCACCACCGGCGACGCCGTGAAGTCCGTGCCGGGGGCCGCGATGTCGTACGAGCCCGCCACCGCCTGGAGGGCGTAGTCGAAGCGCTCCGGGGTGTCCGTGTGGAGGGTCAGCAGGGGCTGGCCCTCCGTCACCGTGTCGCCGGGCTTGGCGTGCATCTCCACGCCCGCGCCCGCCTGCACCGGGTCCTCCTTGCGCGCACGCCCGGCGCCCAGGCGCCAGGCGGCGACGCCGATGTCGTAGGCGTCCAGGCGGGTCAGGACGCCGGACGACGGGGCCTTGATCACGTGCTGCTCGCGCGCCACCGGCAGCTCAGCGTCCGGGTCGCCGCCCTGGGCCGCGATCATCCGGCGCCAGACGTCCATCGCCGAGCCGTCGGCCAGAGCCTTCGCCGGGTCGGCGTCGCGGATGCCCGCCGCCTGAAGCATTTCGCGGGCCAGGGCGAGGGTCAGCTCGACCACGTCCGCCGGGCCGCCGCCCGCCAGGACCTCCACCGACTCGCGGACCTCCAGCGCGTTGCCCGCCGTCAGGCCCAGCGGCGTCGACATGTCGGTGAGGAGCGCGACCGTCTTCACGCCGTGGTCCGTGCCGAGGCCGACCATGGTCGAGGCCAGTTCGCGGGCGTCGTCCAGGGTCTTCATGAAGGCGCCGGTGCCCACCTTCACGTCCAGGACCAGCGAGCCGGTGCCCTCGGCGATCTTCTTGGACATGATGGAGGAGGCGATCAGGGGGATCGCCTCGACCGTGCCCGTGACGTCCCGCAGCGCGTACAGCTTCTTGTCCGCGGGGGCCAGCCCGTCGCCCGCCGCGCAGATCACCGCGCCGGTCGTGTCCAGGACGTTCAGCATCTCCTCGTTCGAGAGCAGGGCGCGCCAGCCGGGGATCGACTCCAGCTTGTCCAGCGTGCCGCCCGTGTGGCCGAGGCCCCGGCCCGAGAGCTGGGGGACGGCCGCGCCGCACGCGGCGACCAGGGGGGCCAGCGGGAGGGTGATCTTGTCGCCGACGCCGCCCGTCGAGTGCTTGTCCGCCGTGGGGCGGGACAGCGACGAGAAGTCCATGCGCTCGCCGGAGGCGATCATCGCCGCCGTCCAGCGGGCGATCTCGCGCCGGTTCATGCCGTTGAGCAGGATGGCCATCGCGAGCGACGACATCTGCTCGTCGGCGACCTCGCCGCGCGTGTACGCGTCGATGACCCAGTCGATCTGCTCGTCGCTGAGTTCACCGCGGTCCCGCTTGGTGCGGATGACGGAGATGGCGTCCATGGCCATGACTGGCTTTCCTTCCGGGGATTGCGAAGAGTACGGCCCCTGCGAGTCAAGTCCCAGGGGCCGTACGGGAGTTACGAGCGGAGGTGCCCCGGCCCGAAGGCCTGCGGCAGCATCTCCGACAGCGGCAGGATGCCCGCCGGGGTGTCCAGCAGCAGGTCGGGGCCGCCGAACTCGTACAGCAGCTGCCGGCAGCGACCGCACGGGACGAGGAGTTCGCCCTGGCCGTTCACGCAGGTGAAGTGCGTCAGCCGGCCGCCGCCGGTGCGCTGCAGGTCGGAGACCAGCCCGCACTCGGCGCACAGGCCGAGGCCGTACGAGGCGTTCTCGACGTTGCAGCCGGAGACCGTACGACCGTCGTCGACCAAGGCCGCGACCCCGACCGGGTAACCGGAGTAGGGGGCGTACGCGTGGCTCATGGCCTCGCGCGCCACCTCCCGCAGGGCGTCCCAGTCGACCGCGGAGGTCATTTGCCCTGTCCCTTCCGGTACGGCAGACCGTCCGCCTTCGGCATCCGCAGCCGCTGGGCGGACAGCGCCAGGACGACGAGGGTGATGACGTACGGCGTGGCGGAGACCACCTGGTTGGGGACCTCGTTGGTGGTGGCGTACCAGGTGAAGACGAGGGCGCCGACGACCAGGGTGATCACGGCGTTGACGTACTTCTTGCGTACGGCCATCCAGATCGCGCCGATGATCAGCAGCAGCGCGCCGAGCAGCAGCAGGGCGTGGACGTTCTCCGAGCCGCCGCGCAGGTTGAGGCTGTCGGTGTAGCCGAACAGGCCCGCGCCGATGGCGAGTCCGCCCGGCATCCAGTTGCCGAAGATCATCGCGGCGAGGCCGATGTAGCCGCGGCCGCTGACCTGGCCCTCCAGGTAGAAGGGGTTGGCGACGATGGAGAGGAAGACGCCGCCGAGGCCGGCGAGGCCGCCGGAGATGATGACCGCCAGGTACTTGTACTTGTAGACGTTGACGCCGAGGGACTCGGCCGCGACCGGGTTCTCGCCGCAGGAGCGCAGCCGCAGGCCGAACGCGGTGCGCCACAGGATCCACCAGGTGGCGGGGACCAGGGCGATGGCGATCAGGGTCAGCCAGGAGACGTTGGTGACCAGACCGCCGAGCAGGCCGGCGATGTCGGAGATCAGGAACCAGCCCTGGCTGTTGAGTTCCCTGAGGCCGTCGGAGATGCCCGGCACCGTGAAGTTGCCGAGGGACTCGACCGCCGGGGACTGCTTGGCGGAGCCGCCCGCGTGGCCCTCGAAGGCGAGGGGGGCCAGGTAGCGGGTGGCGCCGAGGGCGAGGATGTTGATGGCCACACCGGAGACGATGTGGTTGACGTTGAAGGTGACGGTCACGAAGGCGTGCAGCAGGCCGCCGAGGCAGCCGCCGATGATGCCGACCAGGACACCCGTCCACGGGCCCCACTGGAAGCCGGCCCAGGCGCCGAACCAGGTGCCGAGGATCATCATGCCTTCGAGGCCGATGTTGACCACGCCCGCGCGCTCGGCCCACAGGCCGCCGAGACCGGCGAGGCCGATGGGGACGGCGAGCTGGAGGGCGGTGGACATCTGGCTGACGTTGGTGATGCCGTCGGCGCCGGTGATGATGCGGACGAGCGAGGTCAGCGCCAGGGCTCCGGCGATGACCAGCAGCAGGACGGGCCACGACAGGCGGCGGCCGGTCGGCGCCGCGGGCTGCAGCGTGGGCTGGTTGACGTCGGTCGCGGTGGTCATCGGCCAGCCACCTCCTTCGTGTTGTGGGCGCCGAGGACGTGACCGGCGGCGAGTTCGGCGCCGACCCGGCGCTGCTGGCGGCGCAGGCCCCATTCGCGGACGGCCTCGTACGAGACGACGACCGACAGCACGATCAGGCCCTGCATGATGACCGCGATTTCCTTGTCGTAGCCGTGGAAGTCCAGCTCGGGCGACGCCTTGTCGAGCCAGGCCCACAGCAGGGCGGCGAACGCGATGCCGACCGGGCTGTTGCGGCCGAGCAGGGCGATGCCGATGCCCAGGAAGCCGATGCCGGTGGGGAAGTTGAGGCTGTAGGTGTGGGTGTCGCCCATCAGGATGGGCAGGCCCGCGAGTCCGGCGATGGCGCCGGAGATCAGCATGGCGGTGAGCACCATGCGCTTGGGGTCCACACCGCTGGCCGCGGCGGCGCTCTCGGAGGCGCCGGAGGCGCGCAGGTCGAAGCCGAAGCGGGTGCGGTTGAGGACGACCCAGTAGCCGATGCCGAGGAGTACGGCGAGGACGACCAGGCCGTAGATCTCGCCGGCCGCGCCCATGTCGATGCCGGGCACCCAGCCCGACTCGTGCATCTCGCCGGTGGTGTTGTTGTTGCCGACCTTGACGCCGAAGACGCTGGGCAGCCACAGGTAGCCGATGACGGAGGTGGCGATCGCGTTGAGCATGATCGTCGCGACGACCTCGCTGACGCCCCGGGTGACCTTCAGGACACCGGCGATACCGGCCCAGAAGGCGCCGGTGAACACCGCGGTGAGGAGCAGCAGCGGGATCTGGATCACGGCCGGCAGGTTCATGTGGGCGCCGACGATCGCGGCCATCATGGCGGCGAGCTGGTACTGGCCGTCGACACCGATGTTGAACAGGTTCATCCGGAAGCCGATGGCCACCGCGAGCGCCGCGATGTAGTACATCGAGGCCTGGTTGACGATCAGCACCTGGATGTCGGAGAAGCCGGCCTGCTCGAACATCACGGCGAACGGCTCGACCGGGTTCTTGCCCGAGGCGATCAGCACGATCGCGCTCAGCACGAAGGCCACGGCGAGCGCGATGACCGGTCCGGCCACCGCGAGGAGCACACGCTCCTTGTCGAACTTCTTCATCAGCGGGCCTCGTCTTCGCCGGACTCGGGGGTCTCTTCGTGTTCGAGGTGTCCGGTCGCGGCACCGGTCATGGCCGAACCGAGCTCCTCGGGAGTGATCGTGGCCGGGTCGGCGTCGGCGACCAGCCGGCCGTTGTAGATCACCCGGAGGGTGTCGGACAGGCCGATCAGCTCGTCCAGGTCGGCGGAGATCAGCAGCACGGCCAGGCCCTCGCGGCGGGCCTCACGGATGTGGTCCCAGATCGCGGCCTGCGCGCCGACGTCCACACCACGGGTGGGGTGCGCGGCGATGAGGAAGCGCGGCTTGTGGCTCATCTCGCGGCCGACGATCAGCTTCTGCTGGTTGCCGCCGGACAGCGAGGCGGCGGTGACGTCGATGCCGGGGGTGCGGACGTCGTACTGCTCGACGATCCGGCGCGTGTCCTCCTGCGCGGCCTTCGGGTCCAGCCATACGCCCTTGGCGTTGGGCTTCTCGGTGACGTGGCCGAGGATGCGGTTCTCCCAGAGGGGGGCCTCCAGGAGCAGGCCGTGGCGGTGGCGGTCCTCGGGGATGTAGCCGATGCCCTGCTCGCGGCGCCTGCGGGTGGCCCAGGCGGTGATCTCCTCGCCGGCCAGCGTGATCGTGCCGGAGTCGGCGTGCTTGAGGCCGATCAGCGCGTCGACCAGCTCGGTCTGGCCGTTGCCCTCGACACCGGCGATGCCCAGGACCTCACCGGCGTGGATGGTGAAGGTGATGTCGTCCAGGAGAGCCTTGCCACCGGGAGCCTGAAGGCGCAGCTTGTCGACCGTGATCACGGGACGGTCGGTGACCGTGGACTCGGCGGTCTCCGGAGTCGGCAGCTCGCTG
Proteins encoded in this window:
- a CDS encoding MFS transporter, whose protein sequence is MTPASTGASTVVGATSAVPVVDSRMAPGGPGYRRMSFALFLAGVATFALLYSTQALLPLISGEFGVTASEASWTVAASTGGLALFVLPMSALSERFGRRTVMTASLAVAVAVGLLVPFTPNLTALVVLRAVQGAALAGLPASATAYLAEEVRPKALITAIGLFVAGNSVGGMSGRVITGWVAQEWGWRAALGVIGVIAVGCAVAFRLLLPAPRHFKPGSLRPRVLARTVRDHLANPLLCRLYAIGALFMTVFGGVYTVIGYRLTEAPFSLPQGIIGSIFLIYLVGTVSASTAGRLVGRLGRRGALYAAGATTAAGLLLSLAGSLPFVLLGLVLITGGFFAGHAVASSAVSKTAVHGRAQAAALYQSAYYVGSSAGSTVGAIAFHAGGWTGTVGVGLLAVLGVVTITVFGTRAARLQRERLTTAA
- the dnaN gene encoding DNA polymerase III subunit beta, whose protein sequence is MDFRIERGAFAEAVGWAGRALPSRTPVPVLGGLLLAAGAGRLTVCGFDFEAAARMEVDAETGAAGEVLVPGRRLLDICRVLPDGPVSCALEGTRFTVEAGGTEFGLSTLPREEYPALPPQPAAYGTVDADVFAAAVGQVAVAAGRDETLPVLTGVQLRLDGDSMTLAASDRYRYAVRQVGWKPEGEAGGVEALVPARRLLDAARSLGRCGVVRIGLDAGGGLVGFEGGGMRSVVRLLDGRLPAYGALFDVAGAAVAEVECGALAEAVRRVAVVAEASSPVRMDFSADGSVLLRAGYGDDVAAQRLPASLSGAAEVTVAFNPAYLLDALNSFEAPRLRLELLGTGQRALLSALDGEGGEGGGPVRHRHLLMSVRQLV
- a CDS encoding sigma-70 family RNA polymerase sigma factor, producing the protein MSDGTATTTTDLDIRLEKHRVELTGYCYRMLGSSFEAEDAVQDTMVRAWRSYDKFEGRSSLRSWLYRIATNVCLDMLTAGNKRARPMDLTESTPLAQAALSPRPDNTWLEPMPDSRVLPTTDDPAEAAVAKESVRLAFMATLQQLPPKQRAVLILREVLAWKASEVAELLGTTVASVNSALQRARATLAEQQQPGAEAAVSDPLDEEQQKLLERYVAAFEGYDMTALTALLHEDAVMTMPPFDLWLHGPADITGFMTTLGSACAGSRLRPVEVNGLPGFAHYKPDPESGGFTAWAVQVLEISDNRITGFHCFLDTKRWFPLFGLPLHLEAEADQVEEGV
- a CDS encoding STAS domain-containing protein, with translation MTYETRTGLPDVDTMPPAEIVLAGPVTRDEVTGLCDEVRALLEATGAPVVVCDVGGLGPPGLAAVDLLARLALTAKRAGGGIRLRDPDPALHALLDLVGLRFEVERQPEQREPALGVEEAVEPGDPVV
- a CDS encoding AEC family transporter encodes the protein MQGVLSGFAVIAIVIGVGYAIGVRGHLGDQGREVLTKLAFHVASPALLFTTLARADLSVIFSSRLLVTALSTAAAAGVFVTVGVVRRWGVGRTTIGALCSSYVNSGNLGIPIAVYVLGDASLVAPVLLFQLVGVTPIALTILDLAGGGEKRPLWQRLLTPLRNPIALGSLAGVAVSAAGVPVPEPVMNPLTLIGNMSVPAVLLAFGISLRGSTLPLRNGERGPVLLAVALKAVAQPLLAWVLAAGVFGLRGAGLLDVVVTSALPAAQNLFTYASSYRVGEVLAREAILLSTVLSVPVLVVVAAVLG
- a CDS encoding Uma2 family endonuclease; its protein translation is MSALAAESGSPGNTDWDELVRVWEETDAPEGSKVEIIEGIVTVSPPPSEEHNDTAELVQRRLYTAIPDDWGIYQTLGLACPETGGLFMPDLCVVPRAALRRGTRVHAGEAELVVEVTSKSNANHDRIKKAHGYAVAGVPLYLLLDAWQSGRPTAMLYGEPQSGTYRVLASVEYGEELTLPAPFKLVLDTGIFPLS
- a CDS encoding thymidine phosphorylase, translating into MAMDAISVIRTKRDRGELSDEQIDWVIDAYTRGEVADEQMSSLAMAILLNGMNRREIARWTAAMIASGERMDFSSLSRPTADKHSTGGVGDKITLPLAPLVAACGAAVPQLSGRGLGHTGGTLDKLESIPGWRALLSNEEMLNVLDTTGAVICAAGDGLAPADKKLYALRDVTGTVEAIPLIASSIMSKKIAEGTGSLVLDVKVGTGAFMKTLDDARELASTMVGLGTDHGVKTVALLTDMSTPLGLTAGNALEVRESVEVLAGGGPADVVELTLALAREMLQAAGIRDADPAKALADGSAMDVWRRMIAAQGGDPDAELPVAREQHVIKAPSSGVLTRLDAYDIGVAAWRLGAGRARKEDPVQAGAGVEMHAKPGDTVTEGQPLLTLHTDTPERFDYALQAVAGSYDIAAPGTDFTASPVVLERIA
- a CDS encoding cytidine deaminase; translated protein: MTSAVDWDALREVAREAMSHAYAPYSGYPVGVAALVDDGRTVSGCNVENASYGLGLCAECGLVSDLQRTGGGRLTHFTCVNGQGELLVPCGRCRQLLYEFGGPDLLLDTPAGILPLSEMLPQAFGPGHLRS
- a CDS encoding ABC transporter permease, translating into MTTATDVNQPTLQPAAPTGRRLSWPVLLLVIAGALALTSLVRIITGADGITNVSQMSTALQLAVPIGLAGLGGLWAERAGVVNIGLEGMMILGTWFGAWAGFQWGPWTGVLVGIIGGCLGGLLHAFVTVTFNVNHIVSGVAINILALGATRYLAPLAFEGHAGGSAKQSPAVESLGNFTVPGISDGLRELNSQGWFLISDIAGLLGGLVTNVSWLTLIAIALVPATWWILWRTAFGLRLRSCGENPVAAESLGVNVYKYKYLAVIISGGLAGLGGVFLSIVANPFYLEGQVSGRGYIGLAAMIFGNWMPGGLAIGAGLFGYTDSLNLRGGSENVHALLLLGALLLIIGAIWMAVRKKYVNAVITLVVGALVFTWYATTNEVPNQVVSATPYVITLVVLALSAQRLRMPKADGLPYRKGQGK
- a CDS encoding ABC transporter permease is translated as MKKFDKERVLLAVAGPVIALAVAFVLSAIVLIASGKNPVEPFAVMFEQAGFSDIQVLIVNQASMYYIAALAVAIGFRMNLFNIGVDGQYQLAAMMAAIVGAHMNLPAVIQIPLLLLTAVFTGAFWAGIAGVLKVTRGVSEVVATIMLNAIATSVIGYLWLPSVFGVKVGNNNTTGEMHESGWVPGIDMGAAGEIYGLVVLAVLLGIGYWVVLNRTRFGFDLRASGASESAAAASGVDPKRMVLTAMLISGAIAGLAGLPILMGDTHTYSLNFPTGIGFLGIGIALLGRNSPVGIAFAALLWAWLDKASPELDFHGYDKEIAVIMQGLIVLSVVVSYEAVREWGLRRQQRRVGAELAAGHVLGAHNTKEVAGR
- a CDS encoding ABC transporter ATP-binding protein, with product MNASSSPPAGAAVHGQATAVELAGITKRFPGVVANHDIHLSVRKGTVHALVGENGAGKSTLMKILYGMQKPDEGTITIDGEQVTLHSPADAITRGIGMVHQHFMLADNLTVLENVALGSEKLYGIGAKARRKIKEISERYGLGVEPDRLVEELGVAARQRVEILKVLYRGATTLILDEPTAVLVPQEVDALFDNLRELKAEGLSVIFISHKLGEVLSVADEITVIRRGTTVGTAVPSETTPRQLAEMMVGSELPTPETAESTVTDRPVITVDKLRLQAPGGKALLDDITFTIHAGEVLGIAGVEGNGQTELVDALIGLKHADSGTITLAGEEITAWATRRRREQGIGYIPEDRHRHGLLLEAPLWENRILGHVTEKPNAKGVWLDPKAAQEDTRRIVEQYDVRTPGIDVTAASLSGGNQQKLIVGREMSHKPRFLIAAHPTRGVDVGAQAAIWDHIREARREGLAVLLISADLDELIGLSDTLRVIYNGRLVADADPATITPEELGSAMTGAATGHLEHEETPESGEDEAR